The Synchiropus splendidus isolate RoL2022-P1 chromosome 1, RoL_Sspl_1.0, whole genome shotgun sequence genome includes a window with the following:
- the cbarpb gene encoding voltage-dependent calcium channel beta subunit-associated regulatory protein isoform X2, which translates to MGSAHDQETERFLSTGTTGRRVSFNEAALFDHGKKAQEKGRRYTLTEGDYHHLKNARLTNLHIPPPALKIVTIHECDSAENTITMTTRPATKSALSIFQPTLCPLPQTALTSLGVTSSCALPGDTLNSTVVTSSVNDKSTARAANTCFIEMTSPAKAGATSVGQGATVTGDVNPLTSGSQGPVLQFLTKLRRHASLEGASPYFKIKKWKLDSSQRASSLDTRGSPKRRPFHRQRAASESMDQDDYDSHHIDLIQYIARTQDIPYSPSQPKSQLLASPSSPPPSLGRVEVEVVVEPLSHEGPEVIGLSPDPQDEAMLPTRKEREDPQSLYRDIWNLRASLEQCATSDQSSNNDRNSICSDADSVCSLGGHTDAEQEDFPRYPSQDFGDETEGSEDILVCTDERLKVKDTKQWSTESERGASDGETNTRKLMQMDSGYASIEVPSRGAEELRLFGSISSASGSPKDRTANEKRHHFTSAGRTGSIGKSFESHLFEEEPDDELLLGATGGASIKTGPQSWFPYGQMLTPREASPPPPQALLLHQRDYSVDEKTDALFHEFLRHDPQFDLQESPLKKHRSRMHVRKQWQRHKQWSDPGVRYFHSSFERHRTPLRRGDSVNYPLDSSHHSMLPRIVSGPDEESSDGSASQTPKVKLSTDVAIKDEPTRASPSPHASMSERDIRASEQADPQEDSKPTGHPLEPLDDRWTPPPPNSSGYGPQTITSELSDKLTSNLEERLYTGISRTNDTVVELLTTTATHTSPDHSPV; encoded by the exons ATGGGCAGCGCTCATGATCAGGAGACCGAGCGCTTCCTCTCTACGGGGACCACGGGCCGGCGAGTCTCCTTCAATGAGGCAGCGCTTTTTGATCATGGCAAGAAGGCCCAGGAAAAAGGCCGGAG GTACACACTGACTGAGGGGGACTACCACCACCTGAAGAACGCGCGGCTCACCAACCTGCACATCCCTCCCCCAGCTCTCAAGATCGTCACCATCCATGAGTGCGACTCGGCTGAGAACACCATCACCATGACGACCCGTCCCGCCACCAAGTCAGCATTGTCCATTTTTCAG CCAACGCTGTGCCCCCTCCCACAAACAGCACTGACCAGCCTCGGTGTCACGTCCAGCTGCGCCCTCCCTGGAGACACGCTCAACTCCACCGTTGTGACCTCCAGCGTCAATGACAAAAGCACCGCAAGGGCGGCCAACACTTGCTTC ATTGAGATGACGTCCCCGGCCAAAGCTGGTGCTACGAGTGTGGGTCAGGGGGCTACAGTGACGGGGGATGTCAATCCCCTCACCAGTGGAAGTCAAGGTCCAGTGCTACAGTTCCTCACTAAACTGCGGCGTCATGCAAGCCTGGAGGGAGCCAGCCCCTATTTCAAGATCAAGAAATGGAAGCTGGACAGCAGCCAGAGAGCTTCAAGTCTGGACACGCGAG GCTCTCCAAAGAGGAGACCATTCCACCGCCAACGTGCTGCCAGTGAGAGCATGGACCAGGACGACTATGACTCCCATCACATAGACCTGATCCAGTATATCGCTCGCACGCAAGACATTCCCTACAGTCCCAGCCAGCCAAAATCACAGTTGCTTGCATCCCCTTCTTCACCACCCCCTTCCCTTGGCAG GGtagaggtggaggtggtggtggagccACTCAGTCACGAAGGACCGGAAGTAATTGGCTTATCCCCAGATCCCCAAGACGAAGCTATGTTACCAacaagaaaagagagagaggatcCTCAGTCGCTCTATAGAGATATCTGGAACCTGCGTGCGTCACTCGAACAGTGTGCTACATCTGACCAAAGCAGCAACAATGATAGAAACTCCATCTGCAGTGATGCTGACAGTGTGTGCTCACTGGGTGGCCACACTGACGCTGAGCAGGAAGACTTTCCTAGATACCCTTCACAAGATTTTGGCGATGAGACGGAAGGTTCAGAAGACATTTTGGTGTGTACCGATGAAAGGTTGAAAGTGAAAGATACCAAACAGTGGAGCACTGAGTCGGAGCGAGGGGCCAGTGATGGAGAAACAAATACTCGTAAGCTGATGCAGATGGACAGCGGCTACGCATCAATAGAGGTTCCGTCTCGGGGCGCGGAAGAGTTGAGGCTGTTTGGGAGCATCAGCAGTGCCAGTGGCAGCCCGAAAGACAGAACGGCCAATGAGAAGAGGCACCATTTCACCAGTGCAGGGCGAACTGGCTCTATCGGGAAAAGCTTTGAGTCTCATCTTTTTGAGGAGGAACCAGACGATGAGCTGCTGTTGGGGGCCACGGGGGGTGCTTCCATaaaaactggtcctcagagCTGGTTTCCATATGGTCAAATGCTTACACCCCGAGAGGCTTCCCCACCCCCCCCTCAGGCTTTGCTGCTGCACCAGAGAGACTACAGTGTAGACGAGAAAACAGACGCACTCTTTCATGAGTTTCTCCGTCACGACCCTCAGTTCGACCTGCAAGAATCTCCGCTCAAGAAGCACCGGTCCCGAATGCACGTCCGCAAACAGTGGCAGAGGCACAAGCAGTGGAGTGACCCCGGAGTCAGATACTTTCATTCCTCGTTTGAAAGACACCGAACCCCGCTTCGGCGGGGCGACAGTGTCAACTACCCACTTGACTCAAGCCATCACAGTATGCTGCCCAGAATAGTAAGTGGTCCAGATGAGGAGAGCAGTGATGGTAGCGCTTCTCAGACTCCCAAGGTAAAACTTTCAACAGATGTCGCCATCAAAGACGAGCCCACGAGGGCCTCACCATCTCCTCATGCATCCATGTCAGAAAGAGACATCAGGGCATCTGAGCAAGCGGATCCTCAAGAGGACAGCAAGCCAACTGGACATCCTCTCGAACCCCTAGATGATCGCTGGACCCCTCCGCCACCAAACTCCTCTGGCTACGGCCCACAAACTATCACATCAGAGCTTTCAGACAAATTGACTTCTAACTTGGAAGAGAGGCTGTACACCGGCATCAGCAGGACCAATGACACAGTTGTGGAGCTCCTCACGACCACAGCGACGCACACATCTCCAGACCACAGCCCAGTGTAG
- the cbarpb gene encoding voltage-dependent calcium channel beta subunit-associated regulatory protein isoform X1 has product MSYVSTIWNNLPANSTEAPLKTQEQQNGYVLLLVILSIFLVGSLIFISVLLITCRKCGRRGPCCARANDDPEKTNTTYLEESQPTHEITIRVDESECLSMGSAHDQETERFLSTGTTGRRVSFNEAALFDHGKKAQEKGRRYTLTEGDYHHLKNARLTNLHIPPPALKIVTIHECDSAENTITMTTRPATKSALSIFQPTLCPLPQTALTSLGVTSSCALPGDTLNSTVVTSSVNDKSTARAANTCFIEMTSPAKAGATSVGQGATVTGDVNPLTSGSQGPVLQFLTKLRRHASLEGASPYFKIKKWKLDSSQRASSLDTRGSPKRRPFHRQRAASESMDQDDYDSHHIDLIQYIARTQDIPYSPSQPKSQLLASPSSPPPSLGRVEVEVVVEPLSHEGPEVIGLSPDPQDEAMLPTRKEREDPQSLYRDIWNLRASLEQCATSDQSSNNDRNSICSDADSVCSLGGHTDAEQEDFPRYPSQDFGDETEGSEDILVCTDERLKVKDTKQWSTESERGASDGETNTRKLMQMDSGYASIEVPSRGAEELRLFGSISSASGSPKDRTANEKRHHFTSAGRTGSIGKSFESHLFEEEPDDELLLGATGGASIKTGPQSWFPYGQMLTPREASPPPPQALLLHQRDYSVDEKTDALFHEFLRHDPQFDLQESPLKKHRSRMHVRKQWQRHKQWSDPGVRYFHSSFERHRTPLRRGDSVNYPLDSSHHSMLPRIVSGPDEESSDGSASQTPKVKLSTDVAIKDEPTRASPSPHASMSERDIRASEQADPQEDSKPTGHPLEPLDDRWTPPPPNSSGYGPQTITSELSDKLTSNLEERLYTGISRTNDTVVELLTTTATHTSPDHSPV; this is encoded by the exons ATGAGCTATGTTTCTACCATCTGGAACAACCTACCGGCAAACTCCACA GAGGCACCACTCAAGACGCAGGAGCAGCAAAATGGCTACGTTCTGCTCTTGGTGATCCTCTCCATCTTTCTGGTCGGATCTCTCATATTCATCTCCGTCCTTCTCATCACATGTCGTAAATGCGGACGCCGAGGGCCTTGCTGTGCCAG GGCGAACGATGACCCCGAAAAGACCAACACCACATATTTGGAGGAGTCTCAGCCCACCCACG AGATCACAATCAGGGTGGACGAGTCCGAGTGCCTGTCGATGGGCAGCGCTCATGATCAGGAGACCGAGCGCTTCCTCTCTACGGGGACCACGGGCCGGCGAGTCTCCTTCAATGAGGCAGCGCTTTTTGATCATGGCAAGAAGGCCCAGGAAAAAGGCCGGAG GTACACACTGACTGAGGGGGACTACCACCACCTGAAGAACGCGCGGCTCACCAACCTGCACATCCCTCCCCCAGCTCTCAAGATCGTCACCATCCATGAGTGCGACTCGGCTGAGAACACCATCACCATGACGACCCGTCCCGCCACCAAGTCAGCATTGTCCATTTTTCAG CCAACGCTGTGCCCCCTCCCACAAACAGCACTGACCAGCCTCGGTGTCACGTCCAGCTGCGCCCTCCCTGGAGACACGCTCAACTCCACCGTTGTGACCTCCAGCGTCAATGACAAAAGCACCGCAAGGGCGGCCAACACTTGCTTC ATTGAGATGACGTCCCCGGCCAAAGCTGGTGCTACGAGTGTGGGTCAGGGGGCTACAGTGACGGGGGATGTCAATCCCCTCACCAGTGGAAGTCAAGGTCCAGTGCTACAGTTCCTCACTAAACTGCGGCGTCATGCAAGCCTGGAGGGAGCCAGCCCCTATTTCAAGATCAAGAAATGGAAGCTGGACAGCAGCCAGAGAGCTTCAAGTCTGGACACGCGAG GCTCTCCAAAGAGGAGACCATTCCACCGCCAACGTGCTGCCAGTGAGAGCATGGACCAGGACGACTATGACTCCCATCACATAGACCTGATCCAGTATATCGCTCGCACGCAAGACATTCCCTACAGTCCCAGCCAGCCAAAATCACAGTTGCTTGCATCCCCTTCTTCACCACCCCCTTCCCTTGGCAG GGtagaggtggaggtggtggtggagccACTCAGTCACGAAGGACCGGAAGTAATTGGCTTATCCCCAGATCCCCAAGACGAAGCTATGTTACCAacaagaaaagagagagaggatcCTCAGTCGCTCTATAGAGATATCTGGAACCTGCGTGCGTCACTCGAACAGTGTGCTACATCTGACCAAAGCAGCAACAATGATAGAAACTCCATCTGCAGTGATGCTGACAGTGTGTGCTCACTGGGTGGCCACACTGACGCTGAGCAGGAAGACTTTCCTAGATACCCTTCACAAGATTTTGGCGATGAGACGGAAGGTTCAGAAGACATTTTGGTGTGTACCGATGAAAGGTTGAAAGTGAAAGATACCAAACAGTGGAGCACTGAGTCGGAGCGAGGGGCCAGTGATGGAGAAACAAATACTCGTAAGCTGATGCAGATGGACAGCGGCTACGCATCAATAGAGGTTCCGTCTCGGGGCGCGGAAGAGTTGAGGCTGTTTGGGAGCATCAGCAGTGCCAGTGGCAGCCCGAAAGACAGAACGGCCAATGAGAAGAGGCACCATTTCACCAGTGCAGGGCGAACTGGCTCTATCGGGAAAAGCTTTGAGTCTCATCTTTTTGAGGAGGAACCAGACGATGAGCTGCTGTTGGGGGCCACGGGGGGTGCTTCCATaaaaactggtcctcagagCTGGTTTCCATATGGTCAAATGCTTACACCCCGAGAGGCTTCCCCACCCCCCCCTCAGGCTTTGCTGCTGCACCAGAGAGACTACAGTGTAGACGAGAAAACAGACGCACTCTTTCATGAGTTTCTCCGTCACGACCCTCAGTTCGACCTGCAAGAATCTCCGCTCAAGAAGCACCGGTCCCGAATGCACGTCCGCAAACAGTGGCAGAGGCACAAGCAGTGGAGTGACCCCGGAGTCAGATACTTTCATTCCTCGTTTGAAAGACACCGAACCCCGCTTCGGCGGGGCGACAGTGTCAACTACCCACTTGACTCAAGCCATCACAGTATGCTGCCCAGAATAGTAAGTGGTCCAGATGAGGAGAGCAGTGATGGTAGCGCTTCTCAGACTCCCAAGGTAAAACTTTCAACAGATGTCGCCATCAAAGACGAGCCCACGAGGGCCTCACCATCTCCTCATGCATCCATGTCAGAAAGAGACATCAGGGCATCTGAGCAAGCGGATCCTCAAGAGGACAGCAAGCCAACTGGACATCCTCTCGAACCCCTAGATGATCGCTGGACCCCTCCGCCACCAAACTCCTCTGGCTACGGCCCACAAACTATCACATCAGAGCTTTCAGACAAATTGACTTCTAACTTGGAAGAGAGGCTGTACACCGGCATCAGCAGGACCAATGACACAGTTGTGGAGCTCCTCACGACCACAGCGACGCACACATCTCCAGACCACAGCCCAGTGTAG
- the atp5f1d gene encoding ATP synthase subunit delta, mitochondrial encodes MMAARFLRRSLPVLRQARCYADAATGAPQMSFTFASPTQVFFKEASVKQVDVPTLSGVFGILPAHVPTLQVLRPGVVTVFSDDGSNSKYFVSSGSVTVNADSSVQLLAEEAVTLDQLDLAAAKANLEKAQSDMAGASDEASRAEVQISIEANEAIVKALE; translated from the exons ATGATGGCTGCGAGGTTCCTTCGTCGTTCTCTCCCCGTGCTGAGACAAGCTCGCTGTTACGCCGATGCCGCCACCGGAGCCCCGCAGATGTCCTTCACGTTCGCCTCCCCGACACAG GTTTTCTTCAAGGAGGCCAGTGTCAAGCAGGTCGATGTCCCCACACTGAGTGGTGTGTTTGGTATCCTTCCTGCCCACGTTCCAACACTGCAGGTGCTTCGACCTGGAGTGGTCACAGTTTTCAGTGATGATGGCTCCAATTCTAAATACTTTG TAAGCAGCGGGTCAGTAACCGTCAACGCAGATTCATCTGTGCAGCTGCTGGCGGAGGAGGCCGTCACCTTGGATCAGCTGGACTTGGCA GCTGCCAAGGCCAACCTGGAGAAGGCTCAGTCCGACATGGCCGGAGCGTCTGATGAGGCTTCCAGGGCGGAAGTTCAGATCAGCATAGAAGCGAACGAGGCCATTGTCAAGGCTCTGGAATAG